The Meriones unguiculatus strain TT.TT164.6M chromosome 6, Bangor_MerUng_6.1, whole genome shotgun sequence genomic interval GCAGGAGCAGGTGTATGTGGTTGCAGTCCCTGATCCTACACCGCCCTGACCTGCTGCAACTTACAGGCAAGATGGTTAAGCAGCTTGGAGAGGGagaccagagagaaagagacagtgttagtgtttatttttaaatgatgccacacacacaacagatgctatatgaaagagatttattgggtggagctggagaggtaaaagagagagacatggttgGGGCCCCCAGGAAAGAAAGCGAGGTGGAAATAGCAGGAGAGGAGGGTAAGAGCGGAGAGTAAGAGAGATATAAAGTGGCGGGTTGGTCCTTTTGTAGCCTGTGCATGCACAGCTGAACTGagcctgccacacacctggtgggcgACACGTGATGGcctcataggttactaggcaaccaagAAGTAGGCTGCCTGTACACTAACAGCTGAgataaaaggtgtgcaccacttcACCTGGCAAGATCTTAATAGTTAAAAGAAACTAATCATTAGCAAGCTAAGTCCAACTTATGCACACAGAGGGAAATATTAACATATAGCACAGGAATGTGGGCATACCAAAGGGGTCCCAAATTTAGACATACAAAAAATATTTCCCAACTGTTAAACTGTATGAGCAACTAATAACTTTCTAAATTAATTCGCCATTAAAAAGTACCCAAACCTGGGTAGCTTAAAAcaccagaaaatcttttatatCATAGTTTCAAGACCAGAAATCCAAGATCTGGAGTGTCACCAGGGCCAGGATTTCTTTGTGCTGCTTCTTGAGGTCCTGGAGGAGACTCCTCTCATTTCCTCTGGCAGTGGGCAGCTGCCTGCACGTCTGGTGTCCATTGGCTTGTACACATATTGCTCTGGTCATATGGCCATATTCTTTTTTAacgatttttttcttgttttatgtacattgataTTCTGCctgcttttatgtgtgtgtgaggctgttagatcccctggaactggacatatgtgagctgccatgtgggtgctgggaattgaaccaaggtcTTCTGAACTGAATTGAACCTGGGGTccttttggaaaagcagccagtgctcttaactgctgagccatctctccagccctggccatATAGTCATATGGCCATATTCTCTGTGTCTTCAGAGCTTCTTCCTATGTTCATGTCTGTACCAAATTTCCTCTGTTAATAAGGTTTTCTGTTTCATTCCAGATTAAGACTCAACTAGTGACCTTATCTTAGCATGGTCAAGTGTGCAAAAACccatttgttttttcttagtgatttatttttagatgtataggtagatgttttgcctgcatcacAGCAGGCTGGAGCAAGTGTTGGATCCCCTTGGAATTATGGATGTTTATAGACCACCATGTCCATACTGGAAATAAAACCCAGATCTACCTgggagagaagccagtgctcttaacccctaaaCCAGCTCCAGCCCAGCAAACTATTTCTAAATAAGGTTATATTCCGAGATTTGGGGCATTTGGACTGCCTTTGGGTGACATAATTCAACCAGTAACATTGTATCCAGAATCAATATTGTATCCACAAAACCTCCTCATCTTTATGATATTGAAGAGGCTGCCATTACCAGTGACTTCAAAATCTGTGCAAAAACAGAAAGTGAGATTCCAGTCCTATTCACAGAACACTATGGCTAAGTCTCAAAGACCAAATGAAGTGGGAATAGCAAGTAGGAAGACAATGGATTTGACGTTTTACAAACGTCGTTTAAAGCCACAGAATATATTCTTCAGGGAAACAGTCAAATATGGAATAATCACTGTTAATTAGGCTTCAAATAAACTCAAAGATTGTAAGGCCAAAGTCAAGTCCAGCCGCTCTCTCAGGATGAGTGCCCTCCCTTAGTGAATGATTTTCTGGCTCTTCAGGTCAAGGGCATATTCCTAGCTGATCATTCTGTAGCCAACCCTCATAACTtggatttatttcatgtatgttattttttcttcCCAAATGTTACATGTATCTTAATGAATATTTTGTGGACATTGCCCATTCATGTTCTGTTGGGCCAGTGTGAAGTTCTGTCAGGGATAATTGAGAGAAGTTTGGGGTCAGACAGTTGCacaatttttcttcctttctgtaatTTAAAAGTATTGTTAGATGTGCCCAGAAACTATGGCCATAAGGTTGGTCAAAAAGTTACAgtgtgctgggtgtggtggcacatgtctttaatcccagcacagccATTTGCAACAACGCCATTTGCAGACATCCATCCTGTTGTTTTTGTAATTAGTTTTTATTAGTTTTATAAtgccaaaaatattttttatttagtttttattaattacagtttattcactttgtatcccaactgtaaccccctttctccttccctaccAATTctgctctccctctgtcctctcctcccatgccccttccccagtacattgataggggaggtcctcctccccttccatctgaccctagcctatcaggtctcatcaggactggctacattgtcctctgtggcctggcaaggctactcctgctaagggggaggtgatcaaagagccagccactgagttcatttcagaaacagtccctgttcccattactagtatcccacttggatactgagctgccatgggctacatctgtgcaggggttctaggttatctctattcatggtccttggttggactatcagtctcagaaaataaccctgaggccagattttttggttttgttgctctccttgtggagctcctgtcctctccaggtcttactatctccccttctttcataagattccctgcactttgcccaaagtttggctataggtctcagcatctgctttgttatcctgctgggtagagtctttcagaggccctcaaatCTTAAGGAAAGGAGAATGGTGCTCCCCCTTCTTAAAGGGGccaaacatttgtttattttatatcagAGGTTGAAAGCTATGTAAGAAAAGCTGCGTTCACCCACCAGTAACATCTTCCTCTTGTCCCTTTCTTTTGACCATGGCTCAGCCCCGCACCCACCCTGGAAGAAGTCTGCGCCTGGGCCCAGTCATTTGACAACCTAATGGTCACTCCAGCTGGAAGAAATGCATTCCGGGAATTCCTTCGAACAGAATTCAGTGAAGAAAACATGCTTTTCTGGATGGCCTGTGAAGAACTGAAAAGGGAAGCTAATAAAAGCACTATTGAGGAGAAAGCAAGGATAATATATGAAGACTACATTTCCATTCTCTCGCCTAAGGAGGTGAGTGTCTGCAAAAATGTCTCATTAGAGCCACTGCTAAATTGCCTGGGCCTGTGTTTGGTCACATGCTGCTTGCACAGGTAGGGATATTCCAAAGCCTAGTCATGGGTCCTGCCCACTCAATGGCATCCAGATCCAGCAGAGCCTAAAAAAgtaggaagcattttttttttcaggttttattttattttttttcctagaaaaggCATCAATAATTCACACAGATTTTTCACAGTGGAGTCCAGGCACTCTCACACTGATACtgggtttcctttgctttgctctgCTCTTCAGTTTTGTGTTTCTAAGGATAAATCCAGGGCTGCCCTCATGCTGAATAACTTTATAGGGCACAGCGCCCTATAAACActtgtttaaataaaattatcCCACTATTTTGAGTAAAGTTTTTTCCCTCAGGTGTCTTTCTAGTCACAGCATTGCTGATGGAGAACTGGAACTTTGAAGGTTTTCCCCATGGTGTCTTCTTAATATCACAGAAGATGCATAAGAAGTGAGAGTAAGCAGGTTCCCACCTCTTAGCATTTGCTTCTTCAAATCTGCCTGCAGTCCTGTAAGttaggttgtttttttaatttgggtacCTTGTATCACCAATTTCACAATCATTGTTCTCTCCTGCTGTGTCTCCTGCTAAGACTCATGGTTAATAAAGCAGTTTCTCTTCTGAGGTCAAGGACCTCATGGAGGACCCATGAGAGTCCCTGGTGTGATACTCAATGCGGGATAGTAGAGTAAGTCATAAAGAGAGCATGGGCGAAGGATAATGAAAAGGAAGTTACCAGAAGCACATGGAAATGAGAACATCCTGGGGCTAGGACTAGAGAAGCCAAAGGGGAAGTGTGGTACATGAGCAGTGAGCATGGCCGGAGCTGGTGCTCCTACAGTGCAGGGAGCCAGCAAATTATCAGAGCTGTGGTGGGTAGCAGCAGACTTAGAAAAGCGAGATTCTTCATGGCAGAGTAATACAAAATGAGGTTCTGTGTGTGCCTTGTGGAGAACTAGCAATTTTTAAGGTTTCTACAGTGAAAACTGCCATTTTGGCCCTATGGCAGACTCCCCACTGGACAGTGTCCTGGCTTCTGATGAGGATCTTCTAGCGGACTTCATCAGGCAGAGCAGAGGAACAGGCTGTcccagaaagaagaaacaaaacaagaccaaTCCTAGCTCCTTCCTTCTTTAAATCCCAAGTGGTTCAGACACCTTTTGAGTTGAAGAGTGAAATGGAGCTGGAAATTACAGGGAGCAAATGATCGTGGGCTCAAAAGCATAACTTAGGGACTGGTACACTCTCCCTTCATCCTGAGAGAGTCGACAAACCAGGACCAGGCACAGTCGAGTGTGTGGATAAAGTCTGCACTTTAGAAAGAACCCAAGTCACAGAATGTGTTGGGAGAGGTAGTGGGAAGACTCCAAAAGGCCAGTTAGAAGGCTATATGACGCACATCCAGCAACACGGGACACGGCAGAGGGGAAGGAAGTAGACAAATGTGTTAAAGAAGTGGGACagttggtggtgcatgcctgcagtcTGAGCACATGGGACACTGAGTTCAAGGTTATATAGTGAAACTtttcagaaagaaggggagagaggagcgggaaagagagaaatagagggagaaggaagagtggcttgctagaaagagaaagaaaatgagagataCATAAGGCACTAAATTGGGAGAATGGATGGTTCCATTGAAAGAGCTTGCTAGTTTTCAAGCACTTTGTTACTAATAGAAATGCTTATAAACAAACAAGCCTAAAAATAACCATCATTTCATTTTCAACAATAAAAGTTCATTAATAGGAATGCACACTTACTGTAGATACAGCCATGACCCCTGGATGGCACTGACTCTCAGGCCCTGTGATTTGAGCACTTCACTTTACAGAGACCTTCTTGTTGACCTGGACTGGCATCAGAACCCTACACCCAGTTTCTAGCAGGGCAAGAGCCTACAGCACCCATGTTTTCACCTTCATTAGCAGGGATGTCTGGGTTTATCTTCAAAGACCATCCtacaatcattttttaaaaagcagagcaGTGTGCAGTTTTATAAAGAGCCAGCACTCCTCACAACCTGTGAGAAATACAATGCCAACCCCTCAATATGACCTTCAGGGTGCTCTGGGCCATTGGGCCAGCCTTCTGCTTCACAGGCCATCCAGGGGACACAGGGGAAGTTCCAGAGTTCCTGTTCATTCACctgttagtctctctctctcatcagttCAGACTTTTGGTCTGGGCTCTTTTGAAAGATAAAACAGTTCTGGAAGTTTGGATGGATTTacaaacacaagtgacagctgctccatccatctctccacaGGTCAGCTTGGACTCCCGAGTGCGAGAGGTCATCAACAGAAACATGGTGGATCCATCCCAACACATATTCGATGACGCTCAGCTGCAGATTTACACCCTAATGCACAGAGACTCCTATCCCCGGTTTATGAACTCCGCAGTCTATAAGGATTTGCTGAAGTCCTTAGCTGAGAAAGCAGTAGAAGCATAGGTGGCTTCAAATCTATTTATTATTAACAAAACAAGAACATAATTCATGGACTACATCTAGCACAGGGAATTTAGAGATAGGATGTCTTGTGCTAGAGTCATTCGTGGACTGTTGTGATAACAGATTCTTCCTCCCCAGAGAGCTGTAGATTCACAGTGGAAACTGTCAGAGAAAAGGTGTATGACTGCCTTAGAAAGATAGCACTCACATTTACAGTAACAGTAGCATGTTCTTAAGGGCAGGGCATGTACTAGCCTCTGTTCTGCCTGCAGCATAGACACACAAAGAGCAAATGGAAACACTTTGTTTTGCATGACTTCAGTACCGTATTACCCTCCAAAGAAAAGACATTCAAGTCTTTCTCAACTATCTCTTCCTTCAGTTTGAATACTTCACTTAGGACCATGCCAGGACTGGGTCACATTTCATGAAGATGTGACTATGGTAAAAATGGTagcccaccgtgtgtgtgtgtgtgtgtgtgtgtgtgtgtgcacatctatTGTGGTTGATAGGATACACCATGCTCTTGGTGGGTCACTCTCAAGTGTTTGCTAAGGGAAGCAATGCTTAAATGATTCTTCAGTCAAAGAGTGAAGATATTATCAAAATCTATCACCATGAAGAATGAATTGAAGTGTATAGTTTGTCATAGTCACAAATCCTCAAATAGgcatatttgaatttttattgaaAGAAATGTGGTTATTTTcactctgaaaaataaaacatgagttTTCTCTCAATCTTGTATTATTTCATGCAGAATTACTGGGGAACATGGATCATGTAAGGATGCATGCAATATATCACTTCCCAGATGAGTGTTCTGTCTTTAgatcccaggatttttttttttttaatcacagcaaatAGAATGACTTCATAGTTTACAGGTAAAAGTAGTATTGTAGACCTAAAGAATCCCTTGTCTGCGATCAATAGGAAATATAACAAACTGGACAATTTCAAGAGCAGGTTAGCCATTTAATCTACAAAGACCACACCAGATCAACCCTCATACAAGAGTCTTGGTCTCCCCTTTGCCTGATCTTCCAACAGCCTGAGTGCCTTCATTACCCAGCCGAACTTCAAATAGAACTCTGTCTCCCTCATTCTCAAGAAGGCATCTCACCTTTAAATTTTCATGAAGATTTTCCCTTACCCCTTTCACTGTCTATGAAGCCATGAATATCTACAGACCATCTCAGAGAATATTGTACTATCTTGTACTTTTCATAGTGACAATCCCTTGCATACCCTTCTGATCCCATTTCATCCAGCCATTATTCTCACTGAACAGAGGTTGTAACTGTGATTCTCCAATGGGACATGCAATGGCACCTACAATGCATTGTTGTAAGTCTTAGAAAGGAGCAAATCCAGATCAAAGTATTTTGAAAGTTATATAAAGATTTTGGCAGAAGTTCCACCAGAATTTAACCCTATAGAACAAGAGTGTGTACTTGTTATTGACAAGTTACTACCGATGAAGAAGCTATTTGAGTGACTCCAAATGCATATGGTTAAGGACATGTGAAGTATGAGGTTACTGTATGGCATATAAAGGGCACTAGAAGAGATCATTTGTACAGAAGGACCTGTGTAGTCAAGAGTCTAGGCTtggagctgagtgtggtggcacatatctgcaatcctagcacacaggaggctggAGCAGATTTTGAGTTTGAAGCCTGGAGGAGGGACGGACTCTGCATTAACAATTACAATACAGATTCTAGGCTGGAGGGATTCTTAGGCATTTTTCAGCTCACAGACATTTGGGAATCCCTGGGGAGGTAAAGCATGAAGACTACTGACAAGCTTTTGTGTGGATGGGCTGAGAGGTGAGTAGCATAAAAGGCTTGGAAGGATTTGCCTTGATATAggtaagaaggaagagaggagtgcaGATATGACATAGGATAGATGTTTCAAGCAGACGGAAAGCAGCATTTCCTAGGGTTAAGCCAAAGTTGACCTATCTAAGCTTTATCCACTGTCCCACATCATCCTCCTTGCGTGGATTCTTCCCACACTGTAGTTTTGCTCCATTTCCCATGTCTGAACAAACCTGTGTCCATTAGCACAGTTGGCACTCCTCCCTCACTAGGCTTTCACAGCAGTTGCCTGCTGTTCCCACCTCATCCCCCCATTCATACTCACTTAGGAGGGTGCTCTGACTGTTCTAAGAGGGCACACCCTTTTGAgtgttataataataattaatgccACCACAACAGATCTGGTATAAAGGAGGTTTATTGTGGGAAGGGGGGCGCCcatgacagagagaaaaaagatactgagagacagagacactcaCACAGAGAATAAGAAGCTAGTTGGCGTCCTTTTATCAGGCACACACCTGGCAGCCCACCTGGTGTGGCAGTGGCAGCAGATGACTTCAGAGCTTGCCAGGaccctgaagagcagccagtggttcCACCTGTACACTAACATTgctccctttttgtttaattaaaaaacaatggcAAACTTAGGAAGTGGCGGGGAGGTAGGAATGAGGATATTCAGAAAGGTTGCTTCCTGCTGACTTGAGGGCAATGacatctttggtgaccctaagagAAGGGGGGTGTGGGGAGCTGCCGGCAAAGTCCTGTGAGagctgcctgttttttttttttttttttcaatgcagtttattcaggaacattgaacaatcctcggaccccggggaaagccagcccacagcttaaatagcctctgggtagccaacccaggcgtgccacgggggcaatgcagataggtccacatacatggaagcaagccagatcctcggccttagccaaatgtggagttgttcgtgacagagagcactcaccatcgggaaggtggaaggcggaaaccagctccatctttaaggcatagcattctgcagctctctacagttccccctttttgttttagacgcatcaggcaagagtagaggtctgatctctgatattagaaataaattgggactttgtacagatgttcatttaggtgtcatccacccaaagagcatcagacccgtctgatacctttttctcagaggcgggacctggggcatcaacccgcatgcaatcagacatgctcttctctgggtccaaagcggctgaccctgagtgcagtgcttagcctcgcatcctgagcgtagcattttagctttttatggtatccaaccatgcttggggagaatgtcctgcttcaatggctataaaggcctgaatgatcatggctgcatcacactgttgtgagactctaatcttgcatatataccacaggcaaaccaaggagaccgacaccagaaggcctgctaacactcccatgcccgcccattccttcagatgattcatggctgcagcaatccatgttgataatcctgtggctagtcctgcgtccactccggtagaatttactgtgataatggccactctcagctgctccatcgtagtatcgaattctccagtccaattacctaaaatatagctcgacaattgtttagacagatttgcagcgcaggaaaaattctcatgttgtatgctagtgacacaaagtccagagAGCTGCCTGTTTTACTGCTTTCCAGGATGTGAGAATATCTGTGGCTAGGAAGGAAAATGTAGGTCCAGGTGACACAGTCTGCAAGGTTAGACTGGAGAATGTATgggtagctgctttggtgctgtcttggatgtaggaaacacctggacTTGAAAGGATATTGGAACATATATATGGGCAGAAACTTTTGGACCCATGGCTTTAGTAGCTGGGGAAGAAGAATCCCAAAACTCGGGAAGGGGGATTTCACCCTCTGAAATAAGAAATACGTGGGAGACTAAGGTTGTTGTTTGGCAATACTGATCTGGGGTCCATTTGACCTGAGAAGTgaattcaggtggatttcctgtagCTTACAAGAATCCTTTTCAAGTTTACAAAGAAGGTTTAAACACATTAGCATCACCATTGTTTCTAATCTGCAGTGAAATATACACTGTAGAAAAAGGCACTAGACACACATCTTTGTGTTAGGACATAGTAGAGGGTTGGAAAATGATTTTGGCTTAACAgcatgaacactttttttttccaagacagggtttttctgtttagctGTGGGTCCTATACTCGTTTtgtccctttgtagaccaggctggccttgaactcacagagatccatctgcccctgcctccccaagtactgggattacaggtatgtgccaccatgcccagccagcaTAGACACTCTTTAAGGCATGCTCAGAAAAGACAGAATCCTTCCATAAAGCAGACAGGGCAAAAGTTCACATCACCTTGACTTTCAGCCTCCACCCTGTGCTGCTTAGAAAAGAGGCTGAGCAAATAAATAACATCATAGACACTCAAAACAAGAGTGTCCATCATATTACCTGACAGTTctggaagagagaaaaggcaaaCAATGGGTTCAAACAATGGTGAGAAAGGTGATCAAACCAGAATTTGTATTTGTATGTCTTGTGGCCATATGAAGGCTCACTAGAGGATGGGCAGCCTACTGGCTACAATGCTGCAGATCAACTTGAGAACTCTACAAATGGGTGAGAGGGTTGCACCCTTCATTCTAAAGGCTGTTATTTCTTTCTCCTTATAAATGTTATAAAAACACTTGTAC includes:
- the Rgs20 gene encoding regulator of G-protein signaling 20 isoform X1: MRTANGGQTARASPPASPEDPSLPVGSEQTEMRMRQMCSGSETQGSTPSQQGVGSRGSNACCFCWCCCCSCSCLAVRGQEDQGPQRAPHELRSDIPAWEESPAPTLEEVCAWAQSFDNLMVTPAGRNAFREFLRTEFSEENMLFWMACEELKREANKSTIEEKARIIYEDYISILSPKEVSLDSRVREVINRNMVDPSQHIFDDAQLQIYTLMHRDSYPRFMNSAVYKDLLKSLAEKAVEA